The proteins below are encoded in one region of Knoellia sp. S7-12:
- the glmS gene encoding glutamine--fructose-6-phosphate transaminase (isomerizing), translated as MCGIVGYVGSAMDERAESVIMEGLARLEYRGYDSAGIALVTEDGVQSQKRAGKLENLRGALEGHPLAPSRTAIGHTRWATHGGPTDGNAHPHHGGADSKLALIHNGIIENFHSLKKGLLAEGVDFLSETDTEVAAKLVGRAFDETGDLTQAMQQVVNRLEGAFTLLAVHSDQPGVVVGARRNSPLVVGLGEGENFLGSDVAAFIGYTRHALELGQDQIVTITPEGHEVITFDGAPAEGKAYEVTWDAAAAEKGGFATFMEKEIFDQPHAVGDTLLGRTDEAGSLVLDDMSISEEQLRQVDRITIVACGTSAYAGMVAKYAIEHWTRIPVEVSLSHEFRYCDPIVNERTLILSISQSGETMDTLMAVRHARELGALTLSICNTHGSTIPRESDAVLYTHAGPEIAVASTKAFVAQITACYVVGLYLAQLRGGTFADDAQAVMKELHGVPAKLEELLGNMERVKEIARFMADTRSVLFLGRNVGYPIAMEGALKLKELAYIHAEGFAAGELKHGPIALIEAGQPVFIVVPGPDTPHDLHKKVVSNIQEIRARGARTIVIAQEGDEDVVPFADEVIRVPQTSPLLQPLLTVVPLQMFALHLSTAKGLDVDQPRNLAKSVTVE; from the coding sequence ATGTGTGGAATCGTCGGATACGTCGGCAGTGCCATGGATGAGCGCGCCGAGAGCGTGATCATGGAGGGGCTGGCTCGGCTTGAGTACAGGGGCTACGACTCGGCCGGGATCGCCCTCGTCACCGAGGACGGCGTCCAGTCGCAGAAGCGCGCCGGCAAGCTCGAGAACCTGAGGGGCGCCCTCGAGGGACACCCGCTCGCACCGTCGCGCACGGCCATCGGCCACACCCGCTGGGCCACGCACGGTGGCCCCACCGACGGCAACGCCCACCCGCACCACGGCGGCGCCGACAGCAAGCTCGCCCTGATCCACAACGGCATCATCGAGAACTTCCACTCGCTCAAGAAGGGGCTACTCGCAGAGGGAGTCGACTTCCTCAGTGAGACCGACACCGAGGTCGCGGCCAAGCTGGTCGGGCGCGCCTTTGACGAGACGGGTGACCTGACCCAGGCGATGCAGCAGGTCGTCAACCGCCTCGAGGGCGCGTTCACCCTCCTCGCCGTGCACTCGGACCAGCCCGGCGTCGTTGTCGGGGCCCGACGCAACAGCCCACTCGTCGTCGGCCTGGGCGAGGGCGAGAACTTCCTCGGTTCCGACGTCGCCGCGTTCATCGGCTACACCCGCCACGCACTCGAGCTCGGCCAGGACCAGATTGTCACGATCACTCCCGAGGGCCACGAGGTCATCACCTTCGACGGCGCGCCCGCAGAGGGCAAGGCCTACGAGGTCACCTGGGACGCCGCAGCGGCCGAGAAGGGTGGCTTCGCGACGTTCATGGAGAAGGAGATCTTCGACCAGCCGCACGCCGTCGGCGACACCCTGCTGGGGCGCACCGACGAGGCGGGCAGCCTGGTCCTCGACGACATGTCGATCTCCGAGGAGCAGCTCCGCCAGGTCGACCGCATCACGATCGTCGCGTGCGGGACGTCGGCCTATGCCGGGATGGTCGCCAAGTACGCCATCGAGCACTGGACGCGCATTCCCGTCGAGGTCTCGCTCTCGCACGAATTCCGCTACTGCGACCCGATCGTCAACGAGCGCACCCTCATCCTCAGCATCAGCCAGTCCGGCGAGACCATGGACACGCTCATGGCGGTCCGGCACGCCCGCGAGCTCGGCGCCCTGACGTTGTCGATCTGCAACACCCACGGCTCGACCATCCCGCGCGAGTCCGACGCGGTGCTCTACACCCACGCCGGACCTGAGATCGCTGTCGCGTCGACCAAGGCGTTCGTCGCCCAGATCACCGCGTGCTACGTCGTCGGTCTCTATCTCGCCCAGTTGCGCGGTGGCACCTTCGCCGATGACGCGCAGGCCGTGATGAAGGAACTGCACGGGGTCCCCGCCAAGCTCGAGGAGCTCCTCGGCAACATGGAACGGGTCAAGGAGATCGCCCGCTTCATGGCCGACACCCGCTCGGTGCTCTTCCTCGGTCGCAACGTCGGCTACCCGATCGCAATGGAGGGCGCGCTCAAGCTCAAGGAGCTTGCCTACATCCATGCCGAGGGCTTCGCCGCCGGCGAGCTCAAGCACGGCCCGATCGCGCTCATCGAAGCCGGACAGCCAGTCTTCATCGTCGTGCCCGGGCCGGACACCCCCCACGACCTGCACAAGAAGGTCGTCTCCAACATCCAGGAGATCCGCGCTCGCGGCGCTCGCACCATCGTCATCGCGCAGGAAGGTGACGAGGACGTCGTGCCGTTCGCCGACGAGGTCATCCGCGTGCCCCAGACGTCACCGCTGCTGCAGCCGCTCCTCACGGTCGTGCCGCTCCAGATGTTTGCCCTGCACCTCTCGACGGCCAAGGGCCTCGACGTCGACCAGCCCCGGAACCTCGCCAAGAGCGTCACGGTCGAGTGA
- the coaA gene encoding type I pantothenate kinase yields MSATPVVPPSGSEPTAAVPSPYLDFTRDDWAERRENHPLSLTPGDIARVTGLGDRVDLREVEQVYLPLSRLLAFYVNATAGLHRVTTDFLGDRPAKVPFVIGIAGSVAVGKSTTARVLRELLRRWPQTPRVDLITTDGFLRPNADLEARGLLQRKGFPESYDRRALLRFVADVKSGMPRVVAPVYSHLTYDIVPGAEIIVDQPDVLIVEGLNVLQPATVRSDLRTRQVLSDYFDFSVYVDAPVDQLRTWYVERFLRLRETAFADPESYFHRYAALTDAEARETAAGIWERINEPNLLRNVLPTRDRATLVLTKGADHAVTNIRLRRL; encoded by the coding sequence GTGTCTGCCACACCCGTAGTTCCCCCGTCCGGGTCCGAGCCGACGGCGGCCGTGCCGTCGCCGTACCTCGACTTCACGCGTGACGACTGGGCCGAGCGGCGGGAGAACCACCCCCTGAGCCTCACCCCCGGTGACATCGCCCGGGTCACGGGGCTCGGCGACCGCGTCGACCTGCGCGAGGTGGAGCAGGTCTATCTCCCCCTTTCGCGCCTTCTCGCCTTCTATGTCAACGCCACCGCTGGCCTGCACCGGGTCACGACTGACTTCCTCGGCGACCGTCCGGCCAAGGTGCCGTTCGTCATCGGCATCGCCGGATCGGTGGCCGTCGGCAAGTCGACGACGGCGCGTGTCCTGCGTGAGCTCCTCCGCCGCTGGCCCCAGACACCCCGGGTCGACCTCATCACGACCGATGGTTTCCTCCGGCCCAACGCAGACCTTGAGGCGCGAGGACTGTTGCAGCGCAAGGGTTTTCCTGAGTCCTATGACCGTCGCGCGCTCCTCCGCTTCGTCGCCGACGTGAAATCGGGTATGCCGCGTGTCGTCGCCCCCGTCTATTCGCACCTCACCTACGACATCGTCCCGGGGGCCGAGATCATCGTCGATCAGCCCGACGTGCTGATCGTCGAAGGGCTCAACGTGCTTCAGCCCGCGACGGTGCGATCGGACCTCAGGACCCGTCAGGTGCTCTCGGACTACTTCGACTTCTCGGTCTACGTCGACGCCCCCGTGGATCAGCTGCGCACTTGGTACGTCGAGCGATTCCTCCGGCTGCGAGAGACCGCCTTCGCTGATCCGGAGTCGTACTTCCACCGCTACGCGGCGTTGACCGATGCCGAGGCACGCGAGACTGCGGCAGGGATCTGGGAGCGGATCAACGAGCCGAACCTGCTGCGGAATGTGCTCCCCACGCGCGACCGGGCCACCTTGGTGCTGACCAAGGGCGCGGACCACGCCGTGACGAACATCCGCCTGCGCCGTCTCTGA
- a CDS encoding aldolase/citrate lyase family protein, translating to MGALAAGSSGIWCSMSSPAVVGLLAHSAADWVALDAQHGEFDRRALLEAGQILSAGGHSFAVRVARVDAGDIGFALDVGASTIVVPLVDTVDDARLAVAAAHYPPAGHRSWGPLAPLWSQEAPGPEQSGTQVAVMVESALALSNVDAVAAVPGVDLLFVGPFDLALSLGTSVDDLLADSDGPLSAVRRAAEGAGIGVAAFAGTPERAHVLRDRGFDCLAVTTDIAVVAAGTETLLARL from the coding sequence GTGGGCGCACTCGCAGCCGGCTCGAGCGGGATCTGGTGCTCGATGAGCAGCCCGGCCGTCGTCGGTCTGCTCGCGCACTCTGCCGCCGACTGGGTAGCCCTGGACGCCCAGCACGGTGAGTTCGACCGCCGCGCACTGCTCGAGGCCGGCCAGATCTTGAGCGCCGGCGGGCACTCTTTCGCCGTGCGGGTGGCGCGGGTGGATGCCGGTGACATCGGCTTCGCCCTGGACGTCGGGGCGTCGACCATCGTCGTCCCTCTCGTCGACACCGTCGACGATGCGCGCCTCGCGGTGGCGGCTGCGCACTACCCGCCGGCAGGGCACCGCAGTTGGGGGCCGCTGGCACCTCTGTGGAGTCAGGAGGCGCCCGGTCCAGAGCAGTCGGGAACACAGGTGGCCGTGATGGTCGAGTCCGCGCTCGCCCTGTCGAACGTCGACGCCGTCGCCGCTGTGCCCGGCGTGGACCTCCTGTTCGTCGGCCCCTTCGACCTGGCGCTCTCGCTGGGGACCTCGGTGGACGACCTGCTCGCGGACTCCGACGGACCCTTGTCGGCGGTTCGACGCGCCGCCGAAGGAGCGGGCATCGGGGTCGCGGCCTTTGCAGGAACCCCTGAGCGGGCTCACGTGCTCCGTGACCGGGGCTTCGACTGCCTCGCGGTCACGACCGACATCGCGGTCGTCGCGGCCGGGACCGAAACTCTCCTCGCCCGGCTCTGA
- a CDS encoding transglycosylase SLT domain-containing protein, translating into MSRYRGTHRGRHARPSEGPLAQALGVVRRPAVTAGMALALVGTGAVGVGTNDAVADSEPFTLSAASVTQAALLAKESFADDSRISNERAGANAQRAALDAKAQAEAKAKADAAAAIAKAKADAAAKVAKAKEAALTKARVAAAQKAARDKQRASLIAGAQADPRSAARALMGDYGFSSDRQWDCLNLLWEGESAWNFKAENPSSGAYGIPQSLPARKMATEGADYRTNPVTQIKWGLNYIKQSYGTPCGAWEFWNNRFPHWY; encoded by the coding sequence ATGAGCAGGTACCGCGGAACTCACCGTGGGCGCCACGCCCGTCCATCCGAGGGACCCCTGGCGCAGGCGCTCGGCGTCGTGCGTCGCCCCGCCGTCACCGCCGGCATGGCCCTTGCGCTCGTGGGGACCGGAGCCGTTGGTGTCGGAACCAATGACGCCGTCGCCGACTCCGAACCCTTCACCCTCAGCGCGGCGTCCGTGACTCAGGCGGCCCTGTTGGCCAAGGAAAGCTTCGCCGACGACAGCCGCATCTCGAACGAGCGCGCCGGTGCCAACGCGCAACGAGCGGCCCTCGACGCCAAGGCGCAGGCCGAGGCCAAGGCCAAGGCTGATGCGGCCGCCGCAATCGCCAAGGCCAAGGCTGATGCGGCCGCGAAGGTGGCCAAGGCCAAGGAGGCAGCCCTCACCAAAGCTCGCGTGGCTGCCGCTCAGAAGGCGGCTCGCGACAAGCAGCGTGCATCACTCATCGCCGGCGCCCAGGCCGACCCCCGGAGCGCGGCCCGAGCCCTCATGGGTGACTACGGCTTCTCGAGCGACAGGCAGTGGGACTGCCTCAACCTCCTCTGGGAGGGCGAGAGCGCCTGGAACTTCAAGGCCGAGAACCCCTCGTCGGGTGCCTACGGCATCCCGCAGAGCCTGCCGGCGCGCAAGATGGCGACCGAGGGTGCCGACTACCGCACCAACCCGGTCACCCAGATCAAGTGGGGCCTGAACTACATCAAGCAGTCATACGGCACGCCCTGCGGCGCCTGGGAATTCTGGAACAACCGCTTCCCGCACTGGTACTGA
- a CDS encoding PhoH family protein, whose protein sequence is MRTYVLDTSVLLSDPRAILRFKEHEVVLPIVVITELEGKRHHPELGFFARAALRLLDDLRIKAGRLDAPVPVGDDGGILRVELNHTDSSSLPAGFRLGDNDTRILSVAKNLANEGRLVTIVSKDLPMRVKASACGMEAQEYRAELAVDSGWTGMAEVDVTVEEMDHLYEYGRLEHLGAAEMPCHTGLKLLSPRGSGLGRVGADKQVRLVKGDRDAFGLHGRSAEQRIALDILLDPDIGIVSLGGRAGTGKSALALCAGLEAVMERRQQRKVVVFRPLYAVGGQELGYLPGSESEKMNPWGQAVFDTLSALVSREVVEEVLDRGMLEVLPLTHIRGRSLHDAYVIVDEAQSLERNVLLTVLSRIGQNSKVVMTHDVAQRDNLRVGRHDGVAAVIEKLKGHPLFAHVTLTRSERSPIAALVTDLLEQEHGDL, encoded by the coding sequence ATGCGGACCTACGTCCTCGACACCTCGGTCCTTCTCTCGGATCCGCGAGCGATCCTGCGGTTCAAGGAACACGAGGTCGTCCTCCCGATCGTGGTGATCACGGAGCTGGAGGGCAAGCGGCACCACCCGGAACTGGGTTTCTTCGCGCGTGCGGCGCTGCGCCTGCTGGACGACCTGCGGATCAAGGCCGGTCGGCTCGATGCTCCCGTGCCGGTTGGTGATGACGGCGGCATCTTGCGGGTCGAGCTCAACCACACCGATTCTTCATCGCTTCCTGCCGGGTTCCGGTTGGGAGACAACGACACCCGTATCCTGTCGGTGGCCAAGAACCTCGCCAACGAGGGACGCCTCGTCACCATCGTGAGCAAGGACCTGCCGATGCGGGTCAAGGCCTCGGCCTGCGGCATGGAGGCGCAGGAGTACCGCGCTGAGCTCGCGGTCGACTCGGGCTGGACCGGCATGGCCGAGGTCGACGTCACGGTCGAGGAGATGGACCACCTCTACGAGTACGGCCGGCTCGAGCACCTCGGTGCGGCAGAGATGCCGTGCCACACCGGTCTCAAGCTGCTCTCTCCCCGTGGCAGTGGCCTGGGACGGGTCGGTGCCGACAAGCAGGTGCGGCTCGTCAAGGGCGACCGCGACGCCTTTGGTCTGCACGGACGCAGCGCCGAGCAGCGCATCGCCCTCGACATCCTGCTCGACCCCGACATCGGCATCGTGAGCCTCGGAGGGCGCGCGGGTACCGGCAAGTCGGCGCTTGCACTCTGTGCCGGCCTCGAAGCCGTGATGGAGCGCCGCCAGCAGCGCAAGGTCGTCGTTTTCCGGCCGCTGTATGCCGTGGGTGGCCAGGAGCTGGGCTACCTGCCCGGCTCGGAGTCCGAAAAGATGAACCCGTGGGGCCAGGCGGTCTTTGACACCCTGTCGGCGCTCGTGTCGCGTGAGGTCGTCGAGGAGGTGCTCGACCGCGGCATGCTCGAGGTACTGCCACTGACGCACATCCGTGGTCGCTCCTTGCATGACGCCTACGTCATCGTCGACGAGGCCCAGTCGCTCGAGCGCAACGTCCTCCTCACGGTCCTCTCGCGTATCGGTCAGAATTCCAAGGTCGTCATGACTCACGACGTGGCCCAGCGCGACAACCTGCGGGTCGGCCGTCACGACGGTGTTGCGGCGGTCATCGAGAAGCTCAAGGGTCACCCGCTCTTCGCCCATGTCACCCTCACGCGGAGCGAGCGCAGCCCCATCGCGGCCCTCGTCACCGACCTGCTCGAGCAGGAGCACGGCGACCTCTGA
- a CDS encoding isoprenyl transferase: protein MAFSDVLYAAYERRLTKRLPPESVPRHVGVMLDGNRRWAKARGAGTSEGHQAGADNIANFLAWCEEVGVEVVTLWLLSTDNLSRAESELRPLLGIIERAVDTLADSGQWRLHIVGALTLLPTATRQRLEAAAARTADVDGLLVNIAVGYGGRREIADAVRSLLLEHAGRGTTIEELAEVLDVEHIAEHLYTKGQPDPDLVIRTSGEQRLGGFLLWQSAHSEFYFCEAYWPDFRKVDFLRALRAYGDRQRRFGA, encoded by the coding sequence ATGGCGTTCAGTGATGTTCTCTATGCGGCATACGAGCGTCGGCTGACCAAGCGCCTGCCTCCCGAGAGTGTTCCTCGCCATGTCGGCGTCATGCTCGACGGAAACCGCCGGTGGGCCAAGGCCCGGGGTGCCGGCACGAGCGAGGGTCACCAGGCCGGTGCCGACAACATCGCCAACTTCCTCGCCTGGTGCGAGGAGGTGGGGGTCGAGGTCGTCACCCTCTGGCTGCTCTCGACCGACAACCTCAGTCGTGCCGAGTCCGAGCTCCGTCCACTCCTCGGCATCATCGAGCGGGCCGTCGACACGCTCGCCGACTCGGGCCAGTGGCGACTCCACATCGTCGGCGCCCTGACGCTCCTGCCGACCGCGACGCGCCAACGCCTCGAGGCAGCGGCGGCGCGCACCGCCGACGTCGACGGCCTCCTCGTCAACATCGCTGTCGGCTACGGCGGCCGGCGCGAGATCGCCGACGCCGTCCGGTCGTTGCTCCTTGAGCACGCAGGTCGCGGCACGACGATCGAGGAGCTGGCTGAGGTGCTCGACGTCGAGCACATCGCCGAACACCTCTACACCAAGGGTCAGCCCGACCCGGACCTTGTCATCCGCACGTCGGGGGAGCAGCGACTTGGGGGCTTCCTGCTGTGGCAGAGCGCCCACTCCGAGTTCTACTTCTGCGAGGCCTACTGGCCCGACTTCCGCAAGGTCGATTTCCTGCGGGCACTGCGGGCCTATGGCGATCGGCAGCGCCGGTTCGGCGCCTGA
- a CDS encoding hemolysin III family protein, whose protein sequence is MDNRREPRTIDALEERVDAVLDVVKPKLRGWLHLAMAPIAFIGGLVLVVLGDTVQARASAAVFTLTAVLLFAMSAVYHRGDWSPRWGNALKRIDHSNIFLIIAGSYTPFALLLPRNQAITLLAIVWGGAIAGVAFRLLWIHAPRWLYVPVYVALGSVAIFFLGPLLNHAGTTVVTLVITGGALYTIGAIVYGIKRPNPSPRWFGFHEIFHTLTILAFITHYIAASIALYDRA, encoded by the coding sequence ATGGACAACCGCCGTGAACCCCGCACCATCGACGCCCTCGAAGAGCGCGTCGATGCGGTGCTTGACGTGGTCAAGCCCAAGTTGCGCGGTTGGCTGCACCTCGCAATGGCACCGATCGCGTTCATCGGTGGGCTCGTCCTCGTCGTGCTGGGCGACACGGTCCAGGCGAGGGCTTCGGCCGCCGTCTTCACCCTGACGGCGGTGCTGCTCTTTGCGATGTCGGCCGTCTATCACCGCGGCGACTGGTCACCCCGCTGGGGCAACGCCCTGAAGCGGATCGACCACTCCAACATCTTCCTCATCATCGCGGGCAGCTACACGCCGTTCGCGCTGCTACTCCCCCGCAACCAAGCCATCACCCTGCTGGCGATCGTCTGGGGTGGTGCGATCGCCGGAGTTGCCTTCCGGCTCCTGTGGATCCACGCGCCTCGCTGGCTCTATGTGCCGGTCTACGTCGCACTGGGGTCGGTCGCGATCTTCTTCCTTGGCCCGCTACTGAATCACGCGGGGACCACGGTCGTCACGCTCGTCATCACCGGCGGGGCGCTCTATACGATCGGTGCCATCGTCTACGGGATCAAGCGACCCAACCCGTCGCCCCGATGGTTCGGGTTCCACGAGATCTTCCACACCTTGACGATCCTCGCCTTCATCACGCACTACATCGCCGCCTCGATCGCGCTCTACGACCGCGCCTGA
- the mca gene encoding mycothiol conjugate amidase Mca, translating into MAERLRLMCVHAHPDDESSKGAAVMAKYVDEGHDVLVVSCTGGERGDVLNPKLADDAHILRDLVQVRRDEMRRAQEILGVDHTWLGFVDSGLPEGDPLPPLPDGCFALEPTDVTTEALVREIRRFRPHVMTTYDENGGYPHPDHIMCHTVSMAAFEAAGDPTAYPTAGEPWQPLKIYYNQTFSRGRVVAFHEALTALGEESPYAAWLENWPPERDRVVTTRVKCDEWFERRDQALLAHATQIDPDGNFFKVSREEQARVWPWEDYEAGLSYVPIVDGEDDLFAGLPTDLAEADAMATSQDLTIVHDGRKERTA; encoded by the coding sequence GTGGCAGAACGCCTCCGACTCATGTGTGTTCACGCACACCCCGACGACGAGTCGAGCAAGGGCGCAGCGGTGATGGCCAAGTACGTCGACGAAGGCCACGACGTCCTCGTCGTCTCGTGCACCGGCGGTGAGCGCGGAGACGTGCTCAACCCCAAGCTTGCCGACGACGCGCACATCCTGCGCGACCTCGTCCAGGTGCGCCGCGACGAGATGCGCCGCGCCCAGGAGATCCTCGGCGTTGACCACACCTGGCTCGGTTTCGTCGACTCTGGTCTGCCCGAGGGCGATCCGCTCCCACCGCTGCCGGACGGATGCTTCGCGCTCGAGCCGACCGATGTCACGACCGAGGCCCTCGTGCGCGAGATCCGGCGCTTCCGCCCGCACGTCATGACGACCTATGACGAGAACGGCGGCTACCCCCACCCGGACCACATCATGTGCCACACCGTGTCGATGGCGGCCTTCGAAGCGGCAGGTGACCCCACGGCATACCCCACCGCAGGTGAGCCCTGGCAGCCGCTGAAGATCTACTACAACCAGACCTTCAGCCGCGGACGGGTGGTCGCCTTCCACGAAGCCCTCACGGCTCTCGGGGAGGAGAGCCCGTATGCCGCGTGGCTCGAGAACTGGCCCCCGGAGCGTGACCGCGTGGTCACCACCCGGGTGAAGTGCGACGAGTGGTTCGAGCGTCGCGACCAGGCGCTGCTCGCGCACGCGACGCAGATCGATCCCGACGGCAACTTCTTCAAGGTCTCGCGCGAGGAGCAGGCGCGGGTCTGGCCGTGGGAGGACTATGAGGCGGGCTTGTCCTACGTGCCCATCGTCGACGGCGAGGACGACCTCTTCGCTGGATTGCCGACGGACCTTGCCGAGGCCGATGCCATGGCGACGTCTCAGGACCTCACCATCGTGCACGACGGACGCAAGGAACGAACCGCATGA
- a CDS encoding DUF4307 domain-containing protein produces MPLPRPAPGTTRWWVIGTVGISLMLAVIVWFALASANALTAVVTTYDVLSDSEIAVGYDVHRPDGAAVRCTIEAQDTRHGRVGTITDEVPAGAKSVHREVAVRTSARSVVGVVQSCVRVP; encoded by the coding sequence ATGCCCCTTCCTCGTCCCGCCCCCGGCACCACTCGTTGGTGGGTCATCGGCACCGTGGGGATCTCCCTGATGTTGGCGGTCATCGTGTGGTTCGCCCTCGCCTCCGCAAACGCACTCACCGCCGTCGTCACGACATACGACGTGCTGAGCGACTCCGAGATCGCGGTGGGCTATGACGTGCACCGGCCCGATGGTGCGGCTGTGCGGTGCACCATCGAGGCGCAGGACACGCGCCACGGACGCGTCGGCACGATCACGGACGAGGTGCCGGCCGGAGCGAAATCGGTGCACCGCGAGGTGGCGGTCCGCACGAGCGCCCGCTCGGTCGTCGGCGTCGTCCAGTCCTGCGTGCGCGTTCCCTGA
- the greA gene encoding transcription elongation factor GreA — MSETVVKTSYLTQEAFDRLKAELDELSGPGRADIVAKIEAAREEGDLKENGGYHAAREEQGKNEARIRQLTQLLENATIGETPPDNGIVEPGMLVTVEMFGDEETFLLGSREIADGSLQVYSEQSPIGSAVNGKKAGDSTSYEAPNGKQIDVKIISAKPFTG, encoded by the coding sequence GTGAGCGAGACCGTCGTCAAGACGAGCTACCTGACCCAAGAGGCGTTCGACCGCCTCAAGGCCGAGCTCGACGAGCTCTCCGGACCCGGTCGGGCCGACATCGTGGCCAAGATCGAGGCCGCCCGCGAAGAGGGCGACCTGAAGGAGAACGGCGGCTATCATGCGGCCCGCGAAGAGCAGGGCAAGAACGAGGCCCGCATCCGCCAGCTGACTCAGCTTCTCGAGAACGCCACCATCGGTGAGACCCCTCCCGACAACGGCATCGTCGAGCCCGGGATGCTCGTCACGGTCGAGATGTTCGGCGACGAGGAGACCTTCCTCCTCGGCTCGCGCGAGATCGCCGACGGGTCCCTGCAGGTCTACAGCGAGCAGTCGCCCATCGGCTCGGCAGTGAACGGCAAGAAGGCCGGTGACTCGACGAGCTACGAGGCGCCCAACGGCAAGCAGATCGACGTCAAGATCATCTCCGCGAAGCCCTTCACCGGCTGA
- the ilvA gene encoding threonine ammonia-lyase, translating into MTPTSSSVTVAQIRAAADLLSTVIAPTPMEFNRGLSARVGADVFLKCENLQRAGSFKIRGAYNRMFHLTADEKARGVVAASAGNHAQGVALAGQMLGIAVKVYMPVRAPMPKVSATKAYGATIEQIGETLDESLVHARAWAQQTGAILIHPFDHDDIVAGQGTCGLEILEQCPDVKTIVVGLGGGGLLAGIAVAVRELKPDVRIIGVQAEQAAAYPASLAAGHPLAAAKMSTMADGIAVGLPGDVTFPLVRDLVDSVETVSEGGMSRALLFLLERAKLVVEPAGASAVGWLLEISETETSESEKIEGPVVAVLSGGNIDPLLMLRIIRHGLVAAGRYLQFSVRVPDTPGSLAAILADCAGVDANILEIEHIRTGPQINVDEVEIALRLETRGPEHRERVLAAMRAKGYVVIHDREAQA; encoded by the coding sequence ATGACACCCACATCGTCGTCGGTGACGGTCGCGCAGATCCGCGCCGCCGCTGACCTGCTCTCCACCGTCATTGCTCCCACACCCATGGAGTTCAACCGCGGTCTGTCGGCGCGAGTCGGCGCCGACGTCTTTCTCAAGTGCGAGAACCTCCAGCGCGCCGGGTCCTTCAAGATCCGTGGCGCCTACAACCGCATGTTCCACCTCACCGCTGACGAGAAGGCGCGGGGTGTCGTCGCCGCCAGCGCGGGCAACCACGCGCAGGGTGTCGCCCTCGCCGGACAGATGCTCGGCATCGCGGTCAAGGTCTACATGCCTGTGCGCGCGCCGATGCCCAAGGTGTCGGCCACCAAGGCCTACGGCGCCACGATCGAGCAGATTGGCGAGACCCTCGACGAGAGCCTCGTCCACGCCCGGGCCTGGGCGCAGCAGACCGGTGCGATCCTCATCCACCCGTTCGACCACGACGACATCGTGGCCGGACAGGGCACCTGTGGCCTCGAGATCCTTGAGCAGTGCCCCGACGTCAAGACGATCGTTGTCGGACTCGGCGGCGGCGGACTGCTCGCCGGTATCGCCGTCGCCGTCCGAGAACTCAAGCCTGATGTGCGCATCATCGGCGTGCAGGCCGAGCAAGCCGCGGCATACCCGGCATCCCTGGCCGCGGGGCACCCGCTGGCCGCTGCGAAAATGTCGACCATGGCCGACGGGATCGCCGTCGGCCTGCCTGGTGACGTGACCTTCCCACTCGTGCGCGACCTCGTCGACAGCGTCGAGACTGTGAGCGAGGGCGGCATGTCGCGCGCCCTGCTCTTCCTCCTCGAGCGGGCCAAACTTGTCGTCGAACCGGCGGGTGCCTCAGCCGTCGGCTGGCTCCTGGAGATCTCCGAGACCGAGACTTCCGAGTCCGAGAAGATCGAAGGACCGGTCGTGGCGGTCCTGTCGGGGGGCAACATCGACCCGCTCCTCATGCTGCGGATCATCCGGCACGGACTGGTTGCAGCCGGCCGCTACCTGCAGTTCTCGGTGCGTGTCCCCGACACACCCGGCTCCCTGGCCGCCATCCTCGCCGACTGCGCCGGTGTCGACGCCAACATCCTCGAGATCGAGCACATTCGCACGGGTCCGCAGATCAACGTCGACGAGGTCGAGATCGCCCTGCGGCTCGAAACGCGTGGCCCCGAGCACCGCGAGCGCGTCCTCGCAGCCATGCGCGCCAAGGGCTACGTCGTTATCCACGACAGAGAAGCCCAAGCCTGA